The following are encoded in a window of Podospora pseudoanserina strain CBS 124.78 chromosome 6, whole genome shotgun sequence genomic DNA:
- a CDS encoding hypothetical protein (EggNog:ENOG503P4HJ; COG:S), producing the protein MSSLNSHTMYEEINATSLETSTTSEIIYPVAVQRNKSTMALGPKAAVPVSKPDRLLFRLEKLFRPTKELGSVLTTFNYFLYLLAYFDAKAHNFKSQALSLVTKHASVDGALSGATAHPEGSPFAKLGAVVYNARTTLRLFGLLPLYVRARKLMTDSKDMDKVLWAVSAVQCSLFAIFQFLENVAFLTENGVLTSRARAGQLGGRVAAMYKIAHRAWFLGHVCDFARLMREAQIFFRRKHIDKEDITEEEAERASQWYYDWIRPLAWLPIGWQLSAWTEDGMSGKFNNLGLRGVAGVLADLKRTATLWDATKDA; encoded by the exons ATGTCGAGCTTGAACTCACACACCATGTACGAAGAGATCAACGCAACCAGTCTTGAGACGTCCACCACGTCTGAGATCATCTACCCTGTCGCCGTACAGCGAAACAAGTCCACAATGGCGTTGGGTCCCAAGGCCGCAGTGCCGGTGAGCAAACCAGACCGTTTGCTTTTCAGGTTGGAGAA ATTGTTCAGACCAACCAAGGAACTGGGCTCtgtcctcaccaccttcaactACTTCCTCTATCTCTTGGCCTACTTTGACGCCAAAGCCCACAACTTCAAGTCCCAAGCCCTGTCCCTCGTCACGAAACATGCCTCTGTTGACGGCGCCCTTTCCGGTGCCACCGCCCACCCCGAGGGTTCGCCCTTTGCCAAACTGGGGGCAGTGGTCTACAACGCACGCACGACCCTGCGCCTCTtcggccttctccccctctaCGTGAGGGCGCGAAAGCTGATGACTGACTCGAAGGACATGGACAAGGTGCTTTGGGCCGTTTCCGCAGTCCAATGCTCCCTGTTTGCCATTTTCCAGTTCCTCGAAAACGTTGCATTCCTCACGGAAAACGGTGTCCTGACGTCCCGTGCCAGGGCTGGTCAGTTGGGCGGACGCGTGGCAGCCATGTACAAAATAGCACATCGTGCCTGGTTCCTGGGTCATGTGTGCGACTTTGCCCGTTTGATGCGCGAGGCGCAAATTTTCTTCCGCAGGAAGCACATCGACAAGGAGGATATcactgaggaggaggccgagagggcATCCCAGTGGTACTACGACTGGATTCGCCCGCTGGCCTGGCTGCCGATCGGTTGGCAGCTCTCGGCGTGGACGGAGGACGGCATGTCGGGCAAGTTCAACAATTTGGGACTTCGGGGCGTTGCTGGTGTCTTGGCTGATTTGAAGAGGACGGCTACGCTTTGGGATGCCACCAAGGATGCCTGA
- a CDS encoding hypothetical protein (EggNog:ENOG503PHW0), translating into MTKRDKKQSNNPPKDDGPKKTTKPITKKTIKLVSLQPDKRNTKQNTKQTTKHNNNQTINHNHSQPTRRNRPPAGSARGNAKKNGTKKFNYLVEELELPDGKTYLELATSPLDTDELGGGEQTFEFQDPTDADAPLKNKIAIVKDKGPNDDEPVDENYSFNLFTYADASQQSSHKYVFSGSNQSVIPGGHVMSNTFIPLKILDTRLCGDWPGRQQAYTRDWLTFCAYTVALELEKPEQDQRNIHDLLPNELVPKYQDAQELKRKLSQWDGSHLVARDSAGSVPAMAGAKFLYHLLHRDDMKSMSASKVARHIFIRWCLVAHIAASVAKEPFSVKARFWKIPKEAVLNRNLELVYQMVPDLLTWTVKPEILGDKSISKDLINSLKLFANQGHRKKINEKWGKFMAVVFDAVTVPGIKARLALPTDNLQNMVLLGSHPQGYYNTYIGKNDLESLISKGYTWGSSHPFPTNMQPDAIVPFPRGTRLIKPSVYATKPTTISKTNIKIAGNWPRIRTQNAVMDNISANEASHIRTLNISHGRLTQDRSPSRYGIMIH; encoded by the exons atgacgAAGAGAGACAAGAAGCAGTCAAATAATCCGCCAAAGGATGATGGCCCGAAAAAGACGACCAAGCCGATCACCAAGAAAACTATCAAGCTGGTTTCTCTACAACCCGACAAGCGGAATACCAAGCAGAACACCAAGCAGACCACCAAGCataacaacaaccagaccaTCAATCACAACCACAGTCAGCCCACCAGACGAAACAGACCACCTGCTGGATCAGCGAGAGGTAATGCGAAGAAAAATGGCACAAAGA AATTTAACTACCTTGTCGAAGAGTTGGAATTGCCTGATGGCAAAACGTACTTGGAGCTTGCGACAAGCCCCCTAGACACTGACGAactcggaggaggggagcaaaCATTCGAATTTCAAG ACCCCACTGATGCGGACGCACCGCTCAAGAACAAGATTGCCATCGTGAAAGACAAGGGGCCTAACGATGATGAGCCCGTCGACGAG AATTACTCGTTCAATTTGTTCACATATGCGGATGCCTCTCAACAGTCTAGCCACAAATATGTGTTTTCCGGAAGCAACCAATCTGTCATACCAGGTGGCCACGTCATGTCTAACACCTTCATCCCGCTCAAGATCTTGGACACCCGGCTCTGCGGTGACTGGCCAGGGCGCCAACAGGCCTATACGCGAGACTGGCTGACATTTTGCGCTTATACTGTCGCTCTCGAACTGGAGAAGCCCGAACAGGACCAACGCAATATTCATGACTTGCTACCGAATGAACTTGTGCCAAAGTATCAGGACGCCCAAGAACTGAAAAGAAAGCTTTCTCAGTGGGATGGATCCCACTTGGTAGCCCGAGACAGTGCTGGGAGCGTCCCGGCCATGGCCGGCGCCAAGTTTCTTTATCATCTTCTACATCGCGATGACATGAAGTCGATGTCGGCGTCGAAGGTGGCAAGGCATATTTTCATCAGGTGGTGCC TTGTTGCTCATATTGCCGCCTCTGTCGCAAAGGAGCCATTTTCCGTCAAGGCGCGATTCTGGAAGATTCCCAAAGAAGCTGTCCTCAACCGCAATTTGGAGCTGGTCTACCAGATGGTGCCAGATCTGTTGACATGGACCGTCAAACCCGAAATTCTGGGAGACAAGAGCATATCCAAGGATCTGATCAACTCCCTAAAACTTTTCGCTAATCAGGGCCACCGGAAGAAAATCAATGAAAAGTGGGGGAAGTTTATGGCCGTGGTCTTTGATGCAGTCACTGTGCCGGGCATAAAAGCCCGACTCGCACTTCCCACGGACAACCTGCAGAACATGGTCTTGCTTGGCTCTCATCCTCAGGGTTACTACAACACGTACATTGGGAAAAACGACCTGGAATCGTTGATTTCGAAGGGCTATACGTGGGGCAGCAGCCATCCGTTTCCCACCAACATGCAGCCTGATGCCATTGTCCCTTTTCCCAGAGGCACAAGACTGATCAAACCCAGTGTCTATGCCACCAAGCCAACGACCATTTCCAAGACAAATATCAAGATTGCAGGCAACTGGCCCCGGATACGAACCCAGAATGCTGTTATGGACAACATCAGCGCAAACGAGGCAAGTCATATCCGTACTCTCAACATCTCCCACGGACGGCTAACCCAAGACAGATCGCCTTCAAGATATGGGATAATGATACACTGA
- a CDS encoding hypothetical protein (COG:Q; EggNog:ENOG503NZDB) has translation MSTIIDAPLPIPPPSVVEAVAKPEDILAQPDIDEKNEKRNLSIGEEKFLDIDPGVFDNEMVKLADGDVTKGTYTGTQAALTHAYARIERSYETYFDALQIEPTLPRYVEKDLKKELYQWSDYPTNRDGTPAQYPPHLQTIPREDQVSQTDLFDRLGLANTLLMIAKLVPDTWYGKTADWGISILQRAFNGSPMDGTIKQIEEYNRSHRKSPTDIEDGKNIGLLPDWFTDRRFADQSFTGTNPTSITVVPEALLNEFIAAAKQGGYDKWATILPTIDPATLYVQDARNIRRSLGVDENETLFNKEPKSDDSWGCAAVTLFQLHPTGELHPIAICTDYKGDSLATSVTIFNKRMLPTDPSEGEEHDWPWRYAKTCAQVTDFLRHEVSVHLTQAHLVEEALIVATHRTVPMEHIIYRLLSPHWFKTLSLNAAARATLVPQIIKDIVGVKPDNLYQYVRSEFESFDYVGRYIPNDLASRGFPNTAEGLAAPQYRNYAYAKNMLSMWYCIRRYVKSMLLTYYTEATADAVISKCEIIKAWYTEVQTAAHIKTFPTITTLDQLIDAVTMSIHIAAPFHSAVNYLQNFYQVFVIAKPPCLCSPPPTTLDQLKGYKEADLVKALPIGRQRQWLLAAQIPWLLSYKVSTERSLISFAQSQWWSRKYAQTTKEKAVRDISERFHDDLRALDVEFTQTSNNMSEGSIPYMVMDPDNTAVSILI, from the exons ATGAGCACCATTATTGacgccccccttcccattcccCCTCCAAGCGTGGTGGAGGCTGTTGCGAAGCCCGAAGACATTCTTGCGCAGCCTGATATTGATGAGAAGAATG AGAAACGGAATCTCAGTATCGGCGAAGAGAAATTTCTGGATATTGACCCAGGTGTCTTCGACAATGAGATGGTCAAGCTCGCAGACGGCGATGTCACAAAGGGCACCTACACGGGAACCCAGGCGGCGCTGACCCACGCGTACGCCCGTATCGAACGAAG TTACGAGACATACTTTGATGCTCTGCAGATTGAGCCAACCCTCCCTCGTTACGTTGAGAAggacttgaagaaggagttATACCAGTGGTCCGACTACCCAACCAACAGGGATGGCACGCCAGCCCAgtatcctcctcatctccagACCATCCCGCGCGAGGACCAAGTCTCACAGACCGATCTTTTCGACAGGCTCGGCCTGGCAAACACATTGCTCATGATTGCCAAGCTCGTGCCTGATACTTGGTACGGCAAGACGGCCGACTGGGGAATCAGCATTCTTCAGCGCGCCTTCAACGGCAGCCCCATGGACGGCACTATCAAGCAGATCGAGGAGTACAACAGATCGCACCGCAAGTCTCCTACAGACAtcgaggatgggaagaatATTGGCTTGTTGCCTGACTGGTTCACCGATCGCCGCTTCGCCGACCAGTCCttcaccggcaccaacccaaccagtATTACCGTCGTGCCAGAGGCCCTCCTCAACGAGTTCATAGCCGCTGCAAAGCAAGGTGGCTACGACAAATGGGCCACCATCCTGCCAACCATTGATCCCGCGACATTGTATGTCCAGGATGCGCGTAACATCCGCCGTAGTTTGGGAGTCGACGAGAATGAGACCCTGTTCAACAAGGAGCCCAAGTCGGATGACAGCTGGGGTTGCGCCGCCGTCACTCTCTTCCAACTGCACCCCACCGGCGAGCTGCACCCCATCGCCATCTGCACCGACTACAAGGGTGACAGTCTGGCGACATCTGTtaccatcttcaacaagcgCATGCTGCCAACGGACCCCTCGGAGGGTGAGGAGCATGACTGGCCATGGCGTTATGCGAAGACGTGCGCGCAGGTCACCGACTTTCTCCGGCACGAGGTGAGCGTCCATCTCACGCAGGCACATCTCGTCGAGGAAGCCCTGATTGTGGCCACCCACCGCACTGTGCCCATGGAGCACATCATTTACCGCTTGCTCTCGCCCCACTGGTTCAAGACACTGTCGCTCAACGCGGCCGCGCGCGCCACACTGGTTCCTCAGATCATCAAAGACATCGTCGGAGTCAAGCCCGACAACCTTTACCAGTATGTCCGGTCCGAGTTTGAGAGCTTTGACTACGTTGGGCGTTACATTCCCAACGACCTCGCGAGCCGTGGCTTTCCCAACACCGCCGAGGGTCTGGCGGCGCCACAATACCGCAACTACGCCTATGCCAAGAACATGTTGTCCATGTGGTACTGCATCCGCCGGTATGTGAAGAGCATGCTTCTCACGTACTACACTGAAGCCACGGCCGACGCCGTTATTAGCAAGTGCGAGATCATCAAGGCGTGGTACACCGAGGTGCAGACAGCAGCCCACATCAAGACTTTCcctaccatcaccacactTGACCAGCTGATCGATGCTGTGACGATGAGCATTCATATCGCTGCGCCTTTCCACTCGGCTGTCAACTACCTCCAGAACTTTTACCAGGTGTTTGTCATTGCCAAGCCGCCCTGTCTTTGCTCCCCGCCACCAACTACCCTCGACCAGTTGAAGGGGTACAAGGAGGCTGATCTTGTCAAGGCGCTGCCTATTGGCCGTCAGAGGCAGTGGTTGTTGGCTGCGCAGATTCCTTGGTTGTTGTCTTATAAG GTTTCCACGGAGCGCAGTCTCATCTCCTTTGCGCAGTCGCAGTGGTGGTCACGCAAGTACGCCCAGACCACTAAGGAGAAGGCGGTGCGTGACATCAGTGAGAGGTTCCACGACGACCTCCGCGCGCTGGATGTCGAGTTTACTCAGACGAGCAATAACATGAGCGAGGGGAGCATCCCTTACATGGTCATGGATCCGGATAACACGGCGGTTTCCATTTTGATCTAG